A window of the Rhodoferax sp. GW822-FHT02A01 genome harbors these coding sequences:
- a CDS encoding GDP-L-fucose synthase has translation MSEKIFVAGHNGLVGSAIVRTLLGGGIREDQIVRRTRVELDLCSQAAVHHFFEQERPTQVYMAAAKVGGIYANNTYPADFIYDNLMVQANVIHAAHVNGVQKLMFLGSSCIYPRLAAQPMTEDALMTGTLEPTNEPYGIAKIAGIKLCESYNRQYGRDYRSVMPTNLYGPGDSYHPDNSHVIPALIRRFHEAKLSGAPEVAIWGTGTPRREFLYVDDMAAASVFVMQLPLEVYQSQTKPMQSHINVGYGSDVTIAEVAQAVAQAVGYSGAVTFDTSKPDGAPRKWMDSSKLNALGWTAKTSLSTGLAKAYEDFLRRGL, from the coding sequence ATGTCAGAAAAAATTTTTGTCGCAGGACATAATGGTCTAGTAGGTTCTGCCATTGTTAGGACGTTATTAGGCGGCGGGATTCGTGAAGATCAGATCGTGCGCCGCACCAGAGTAGAGCTGGATCTTTGCAGCCAAGCAGCAGTGCATCATTTCTTCGAACAAGAGCGCCCCACACAGGTTTACATGGCCGCGGCCAAGGTCGGCGGCATCTACGCCAACAATACTTATCCAGCGGATTTCATTTATGACAACTTGATGGTGCAGGCCAACGTCATCCACGCAGCCCACGTCAACGGGGTGCAAAAGCTGATGTTTTTAGGCTCAAGCTGTATCTATCCTCGCCTGGCCGCGCAGCCTATGACGGAGGACGCACTGATGACAGGCACTCTGGAACCTACAAACGAACCCTATGGCATCGCCAAAATTGCCGGCATCAAGTTGTGCGAGAGCTACAACCGCCAATATGGGCGGGATTATCGTAGCGTAATGCCGACGAATCTATATGGTCCAGGTGACAGTTACCACCCCGATAACAGCCACGTCATTCCTGCATTGATTCGTCGTTTCCACGAGGCAAAGCTCAGTGGCGCGCCCGAAGTGGCCATCTGGGGAACAGGGACACCACGCCGGGAGTTTCTGTACGTGGACGACATGGCCGCAGCCAGCGTCTTCGTGATGCAGCTGCCTTTGGAGGTCTACCAATCTCAGACCAAGCCCATGCAGAGCCATATCAATGTGGGCTATGGCAGCGACGTGACGATTGCGGAGGTTGCCCAGGCGGTCGCCCAAGCAGTGGGCTACAGCGGCGCAGTCACGTTTGATACCTCCAAGCCCGATGGTGCACCACGTAAGTGGATGGACAGTAGCAAACTCAATGCGTTGGGGTGGACTGCCAAGACATCCTTATCTACTGGA